A part of Kitasatospora acidiphila genomic DNA contains:
- the cobU gene encoding bifunctional adenosylcobinamide kinase/adenosylcobinamide-phosphate guanylyltransferase yields the protein MTRTLILGGARSGKSTRAEQLLGEHPDVLYVATGGNREGDAEWAARVELHRRRRPAGWRTAETWDLEAVLADGADPAPVLIDCLGLWLTHVMDRAGAWDDGDWVRSAEASVAGRCAELAEAVRLTSRQVVLVSNEVGLGVVPATAAGRRFRDTLGRLNMAVAEAADQVLLVVAGQVMTVKDAQRGRQ from the coding sequence ATGACACGCACCCTGATCCTCGGCGGGGCCCGGTCCGGCAAGTCGACCCGGGCCGAACAGCTGCTCGGCGAGCACCCCGACGTCCTCTACGTGGCCACCGGCGGCAACCGTGAGGGCGACGCCGAGTGGGCGGCCCGGGTCGAGCTGCACCGGCGGCGCCGGCCGGCCGGCTGGCGCACCGCGGAGACCTGGGACCTGGAGGCGGTGCTGGCCGACGGGGCCGACCCGGCCCCGGTGCTGATCGACTGCCTGGGCCTGTGGCTGACCCATGTGATGGACCGGGCCGGCGCCTGGGACGACGGCGACTGGGTCCGGTCCGCCGAGGCCTCGGTGGCCGGGCGGTGCGCCGAGCTGGCCGAGGCGGTCCGGCTGACCTCGCGTCAGGTGGTGCTGGTCAGCAACGAGGTCGGGCTGGGCGTGGTGCCCGCCACCGCGGCCGGCCGGCGGTTCCGGGACACCCTGGGGCGGCTCAACATGGCCGTCGCCGAGGCCGCCGACCAGGTGCTGCTGGTGGTGGCCGGTCAGGTGATGACGGTGAAGGACGCCCAGAGGGGCCGCCAGTAG
- a CDS encoding DUF3043 domain-containing protein, translated as MFRRRSDEATSSATALAEQDDAQPRDPQAKKGRPTPKRSEAQANRRVRVSVPKDRKEASRQSRERLRAEREKQREALINGDERALPARDKGPVRKFARDYMDSRWSVAEFFLPFAVLILILSIVRVPALQLLSTLLFLIFLILVIVDFVRLGLGLRRALANRFPDTDSRGTVMYGLMRNLQLRRLRLPKPQVKRGEHP; from the coding sequence GTGTTCCGACGCCGTTCAGATGAAGCCACCTCCTCCGCCACCGCGCTGGCCGAGCAGGACGACGCCCAGCCCCGCGACCCGCAGGCGAAGAAGGGCCGCCCCACCCCCAAGCGCAGCGAGGCCCAGGCCAACCGCCGCGTCCGGGTGAGCGTGCCCAAGGACCGCAAGGAGGCGTCCCGGCAGTCCCGGGAGCGGCTTCGAGCCGAGCGCGAGAAGCAGCGCGAGGCCCTGATCAACGGTGACGAGCGCGCCCTGCCGGCCCGTGACAAGGGCCCGGTGCGCAAGTTCGCCCGCGACTACATGGACTCCCGCTGGTCGGTGGCCGAGTTCTTCCTCCCGTTCGCCGTGCTGATCCTGATCCTCAGCATCGTGCGGGTGCCGGCCCTGCAGCTGCTCTCCACGCTGCTCTTCCTGATCTTCCTGATCCTGGTGATCGTCGACTTCGTGCGGCTCGGCCTGGGCCTGCGCCGGGCGCTGGCCAACCGGTTCCCGGACACCGACAGCCGCGGCACCGTGATGTACGGCCTGATGCGCAACCTCCAGCTGCGCCGACTGCGGCTGCCCAAGCCGCAGGTGAAGCGGGGCGAGCACCCCTGA
- a CDS encoding class I SAM-dependent methyltransferase produces MVGRQLAEQLLQHFGMRVVQEPLRVLDVGCGQGTQAIRLARAGHWVTGLDSDPVTLGAAQALLGAESPEVRDRVRLLSGDGHHCGRWFDPGSFDVVLCHGVLMYLPDPGPLIASLARMIAPGGLLSLLARNRDALAMRAGLTGDWRAAVQAFDSDHYTNRLGLSARADRLADLATTLREVSVPLRHWYGVRVFTDATPDHAAPVDGRQLGQLLDAEERAGREDPYRQVAALLHLVGTK; encoded by the coding sequence ATGGTGGGCCGCCAGCTGGCCGAGCAGCTGCTGCAGCACTTCGGGATGCGGGTGGTCCAGGAGCCGCTGCGGGTGCTGGACGTCGGCTGCGGCCAGGGCACCCAGGCCATCCGGCTGGCCCGGGCCGGCCACTGGGTCACCGGCCTGGACTCCGACCCGGTCACCCTGGGCGCCGCCCAGGCGCTGCTCGGCGCCGAGTCGCCCGAGGTGCGCGACCGGGTCCGGCTGCTCAGCGGCGACGGCCACCACTGCGGGCGCTGGTTCGACCCGGGCAGCTTCGACGTGGTGCTCTGCCACGGGGTGCTGATGTACCTGCCCGACCCCGGCCCGCTGATCGCCTCGCTGGCCCGGATGATCGCCCCCGGCGGCCTGCTCTCGCTGCTGGCCCGCAACCGGGACGCACTGGCCATGCGGGCCGGCCTCACCGGCGACTGGCGCGCCGCCGTGCAGGCCTTCGACTCCGACCACTACACCAACCGGCTCGGCCTGAGCGCCCGCGCCGACCGGCTCGCCGATCTGGCCACCACCCTGCGCGAGGTGTCCGTGCCGCTGCGGCACTGGTACGGCGTGCGGGTCTTCACCGACGCGACGCCGGACCACGCCGCCCCGGTGGACGGGCGCCAGCTCGGCCAGCTGCTGGACGCCGAGGAGCGGGCCGGGCGCGAGGACCCGTACCGCCAGGTCGCCGCGCTGCTGCACCTGGTGGGCACCAAGTAG